Proteins from one Catenulispora sp. EB89 genomic window:
- a CDS encoding DUF1206 domain-containing protein: MSTRAAPRARRSSSWARRRGSTAVGSREPVLDALGRAGFVARGVVYLLIGWIALLIALDHRTGEADRSGALELIAGKPYGFAVLWFLVVGFAGMALWRLMLALRPQRADKSGAASRLTSAGKAVLYIVAAYTTARFTVTGHASASSNQQSADFTTDLMRHGGGRWLVGAIGIGLVVGGAVMIKGALEKRFAKELRTGSLSAAARRRVLLLGAVGKTARGVIVVGAGGFLVDAAVRFDPSRARGVDGTLRALAAAPFGSAVLIAMAVGLAAFGAYSFCEARWRRL; the protein is encoded by the coding sequence ATGAGTACCAGAGCCGCACCGCGGGCGCGTCGATCGAGTTCATGGGCCCGGCGTCGTGGTTCGACGGCCGTCGGGTCGCGCGAGCCGGTGCTGGACGCGTTGGGCCGCGCCGGTTTCGTCGCGCGCGGTGTGGTCTACCTGCTGATCGGTTGGATCGCGCTGTTGATCGCGCTTGATCACCGGACCGGGGAGGCTGACCGTTCCGGTGCCCTGGAGCTCATCGCGGGCAAGCCGTATGGGTTCGCTGTGTTGTGGTTCCTGGTCGTCGGCTTCGCCGGGATGGCGTTGTGGCGTCTGATGCTGGCGCTGCGGCCGCAGCGGGCCGACAAGAGTGGGGCCGCCTCCCGGCTCACGTCGGCGGGCAAGGCAGTGCTCTACATCGTCGCGGCGTACACGACGGCGCGGTTCACCGTCACCGGGCACGCGAGCGCGTCGTCGAACCAGCAGTCGGCGGACTTCACCACCGATCTGATGCGGCACGGCGGCGGCCGGTGGCTGGTCGGGGCGATCGGCATCGGGCTGGTGGTCGGGGGTGCCGTCATGATCAAGGGGGCGCTGGAGAAGCGCTTTGCGAAGGAGCTGCGGACCGGGTCGTTGTCCGCTGCGGCGCGTCGTCGGGTGTTGCTGCTGGGAGCCGTCGGCAAGACGGCGCGCGGGGTGATCGTCGTCGGCGCGGGCGGCTTCTTGGTCGACGCGGCCGTCAGGTTCGATCCCTCGCGGGCCCGCGGCGTGGACGGCACGCTGCGGGCTTTGGCCGCTGCCCCGTTCGGCTCGGCCGTCCTGATCGCGATGGCCGTGGGCCTGGCCGCGTTCGGTGCGTACTCGTTCTGCGAGGCACGGTGGCGGCGGCTTTAG
- a CDS encoding DUF6884 domain-containing protein: MPLDDGSPTPSPASSPASSTAASILLIGDGTAQLSKPAAARDLYVSPLFAGRRAQAEASGVPWFVVSGRWGLLAPDDIVAPYSFSFARQSVNYRRAWGRFVAEQLCLVSPVGRDTMVEISAGAAYAAALVAPIQYLGAQVRRATEGTNGPGDEPR, translated from the coding sequence ATGCCCCTCGACGATGGATCTCCGACACCGTCCCCCGCGTCCTCGCCCGCCTCGTCGACCGCAGCGTCCATCCTCCTCATCGGAGATGGAACAGCGCAGTTGAGCAAGCCCGCCGCAGCCCGCGACCTCTATGTCAGCCCACTGTTCGCCGGCCGACGCGCCCAGGCCGAGGCAAGCGGCGTGCCGTGGTTCGTGGTCAGTGGCCGCTGGGGACTGCTCGCCCCCGACGACATCGTCGCGCCCTACTCCTTCTCCTTCGCGCGCCAGTCAGTGAACTACCGGCGAGCCTGGGGACGCTTCGTAGCCGAGCAACTGTGCCTGGTCAGCCCGGTCGGCCGCGACACCATGGTGGAGATCAGCGCCGGCGCCGCCTACGCCGCCGCCCTCGTAGCTCCGATCCAGTACCTCGGCGCCCAGGTCCGCCGCGCGACCGAGGGCACGAACGGCCCGGGGGACGAACCGCGGTAG
- a CDS encoding cell wall-binding repeat-containing protein, whose amino-acid sequence MTITRKYGIAVASLGVLAASIGPSVTTASAASAAHGDTMLYIPGDNSNTESVTAYDLTKHSIAATFNTGPASQAVVSPDGSTAYVALSDGHVTVINTATNTITTNIALTNSADAIALTPNGATAYVASTFGNSVLAVNTATKTQIAEITVGSAPSGIAISPDGSTAYVANAGDNTVSVIDTATNTVTALYAVGSIPHGIAVAPGGSDVYVTNSGDNTVSVLDFAAGTKRTIAVGKSPTSVAITPNGSTAYVANSTGDSVSVIDTAKGTVAETIGVTSGYGPYGIAISADGSTAYASCPSFHGQAAAAVIDTRTEKVTNTITGLETASGIPAVAVTSYTGTGPGPGPGTGTAVTRLGGTDRYATGRQVSQAQWRSGSANAVVLARGDAAPDALAGGPLAAHLHGPLLLTEPTTLDPATRAEIDRVLGGPASGKSIYILGGDNAISPAIQTALKKAGYNVVRLSGADRFGTALAVAKQFGPTSEAIVATGLDFPDALAAGPLGAVRNAPIVLSNGTALDPATASFLAAHKTIDAVGGAAGKAAARLGSTGRTVNVLAGGDRFATAEDVAAAVVRTTGHAPTAVGVAYAFNFPDALTGGAFAANAGEPLLLTGSTTADPGLLAALNGWRSSVAAVEIFGGKTVIGQNTENQIANAVGGHES is encoded by the coding sequence ATGACCATCACCAGGAAATACGGCATCGCTGTGGCATCGCTCGGCGTGCTGGCCGCGTCGATCGGCCCGTCGGTGACGACGGCGAGCGCGGCCTCCGCGGCGCACGGCGACACAATGCTCTACATTCCGGGCGACAACAGCAACACCGAGTCGGTGACCGCCTACGACCTGACGAAGCACTCCATCGCGGCCACGTTCAACACCGGTCCAGCCAGCCAGGCTGTGGTCAGCCCAGACGGATCGACCGCCTACGTGGCCCTGAGCGATGGGCACGTCACGGTCATCAACACCGCGACGAACACCATCACGACCAACATCGCGCTGACAAACTCGGCCGACGCGATCGCCTTGACGCCCAACGGCGCGACCGCCTACGTCGCCAGCACCTTCGGCAACTCGGTCCTGGCGGTCAACACCGCGACCAAGACCCAGATCGCGGAGATCACCGTCGGCAGCGCCCCCTCAGGCATCGCGATCAGTCCCGACGGGTCGACCGCGTACGTGGCCAATGCCGGCGACAACACCGTCTCGGTCATCGACACCGCGACGAACACCGTCACCGCCCTCTACGCCGTCGGCTCGATCCCGCACGGCATCGCCGTGGCCCCCGGCGGTTCGGATGTCTACGTCACCAACTCCGGCGACAACACCGTCTCAGTGCTCGACTTCGCGGCCGGCACGAAGCGCACCATCGCCGTGGGCAAAAGCCCGACCAGCGTCGCGATCACGCCCAACGGCTCGACCGCCTACGTGGCCAACAGTACCGGCGACAGCGTCTCCGTGATCGACACAGCGAAGGGGACAGTCGCCGAGACCATCGGCGTCACCTCCGGCTACGGCCCCTACGGCATCGCCATCAGCGCCGACGGCTCAACGGCTTACGCCTCCTGCCCGAGCTTCCACGGCCAAGCCGCGGCCGCGGTCATCGACACCCGGACCGAGAAGGTCACCAACACCATCACCGGACTGGAGACCGCCTCGGGCATCCCGGCGGTGGCCGTCACGTCGTACACCGGGACCGGACCCGGACCCGGACCCGGAACCGGGACCGCCGTCACCCGGCTCGGAGGCACCGACCGCTACGCCACCGGCCGTCAGGTATCCCAAGCCCAGTGGCGCAGCGGGAGCGCGAACGCAGTCGTCCTGGCCCGCGGCGACGCCGCACCGGACGCGCTGGCCGGCGGACCGCTCGCGGCCCACCTGCACGGGCCCCTGCTCCTCACCGAGCCCACCACACTCGACCCGGCCACGCGTGCCGAGATCGACCGCGTCCTGGGCGGACCGGCGTCGGGCAAGAGCATTTACATACTCGGTGGCGACAACGCGATCTCACCGGCGATCCAGACCGCGCTGAAGAAGGCCGGCTACAACGTCGTCCGCCTGTCGGGCGCGGACCGTTTCGGGACGGCGCTGGCGGTGGCCAAGCAGTTCGGCCCGACGTCCGAGGCGATCGTCGCGACCGGCCTGGACTTCCCCGACGCGCTGGCCGCCGGTCCGTTGGGCGCGGTCCGCAACGCCCCGATCGTGCTGTCCAACGGGACGGCGCTCGACCCGGCCACGGCCTCGTTCCTGGCCGCGCACAAGACGATCGATGCCGTCGGCGGTGCCGCGGGCAAGGCCGCGGCACGGCTGGGCAGCACCGGCAGGACGGTGAACGTCCTCGCCGGCGGCGACCGTTTCGCCACCGCCGAAGACGTCGCCGCCGCCGTCGTACGCACCACCGGTCACGCGCCGACCGCGGTCGGCGTGGCCTACGCGTTCAACTTCCCGGACGCCCTGACCGGAGGCGCCTTCGCTGCGAACGCCGGCGAGCCCCTGCTCCTGACCGGCAGCACGACGGCCGATCCGGGCCTGCTGGCCGCGCTCAACGGCTGGCGTTCGTCGGTGGCCGCCGTCGAGATCTTCGGCGGCAAGACCGTGATCGGTCAGAACACTGAGAATCAGATCGCCAACGCCGTCGGCGGCCACGAGAGCTGA
- a CDS encoding PQQ-dependent sugar dehydrogenase, whose amino-acid sequence MPASAAPARWSPSAAVAAQAAAPNQTTSTPAAAPAADPLLSLNKPATASSSGSCCAAALVDDGSSTTRWASAAGADPQWIYLDLGATAHVSRVRLQWDTSCATAYEIDVSADHTSWTKIYSTTAGKGGVEDLTTLDGTGRYVRMYGTKRCRSDASHGYSLQELGVYGTIGGDTTPPSPPGTPTLVSDTPNSVTIAWAASTDNVGVSGYDIYHDGQLCAQVGGSTLTATCSSLSPNVAYGFYVNARDAAGNVSQPSGTLHVTTPPSGDTTPPTVPGNVHSTAVTSTSVTLAWTASTDNVAVAGYRVYNVVNGTRTQVGTADANATGTQVDGLTPNTAYHFQVTAYDGNANESAGSTPLVDVTTSAADGCPPSQGVCTVTQVGTDDDVVWGLVTLPDGTILFNERDAHDIVHLNPKTGAKKSIGTVPNVQSTDGEGGLTGLEINPVSFASDHWLYIMHTSPTDNRIVRIKYDPTTDTLQTATEQILLTGIERNKFHNGGRLRFSPDGKYLYAGTGDAQNGANAQNTSSLNGKVLRINPDGTIPADNPFHNAVWSYGHRNVQGLAFDAEGRLWEQEFGNNIMDETNLIVKGGNYGWPSCEGTSGTCGTAGFIAPKHTYPVAEGSCSGITIIRDFLYVACERGTRLYREQISGSSLTNVQQFFVGTYGRLRTVEPAPDGGMWMATSNGGDKDSIPHNSNNQIFHVALS is encoded by the coding sequence GTGCCGGCGTCCGCCGCGCCGGCCCGCTGGTCGCCGTCGGCGGCAGTCGCGGCTCAGGCGGCTGCACCGAATCAGACCACTTCGACGCCCGCGGCCGCTCCGGCCGCCGATCCCTTGCTGTCGCTGAACAAACCGGCGACCGCTTCCTCCTCCGGCAGCTGCTGCGCCGCCGCGCTCGTCGACGACGGCAGCTCGACCACCCGCTGGGCCAGCGCCGCGGGCGCCGACCCGCAGTGGATCTACCTCGACCTCGGCGCGACCGCGCACGTCAGCCGCGTGCGGCTGCAGTGGGACACGTCCTGCGCGACCGCGTACGAGATCGACGTCTCAGCCGATCACACCTCCTGGACGAAGATCTACAGCACGACCGCCGGCAAGGGCGGCGTGGAGGACCTGACCACGCTCGACGGCACCGGCCGCTACGTCCGCATGTACGGAACGAAACGCTGCCGCAGTGACGCCAGTCACGGCTACTCGCTGCAGGAACTCGGCGTCTACGGCACGATCGGCGGCGACACCACGCCGCCGAGCCCGCCGGGGACCCCGACGCTGGTCTCCGACACGCCGAACAGCGTCACCATCGCCTGGGCGGCCTCGACCGACAACGTCGGCGTCAGCGGCTACGACATCTACCACGACGGTCAGCTGTGCGCGCAGGTGGGCGGCAGTACCCTGACAGCCACCTGCTCCTCGCTCAGTCCGAACGTCGCCTACGGGTTCTACGTCAACGCCCGTGACGCGGCCGGCAACGTCAGCCAGCCGTCCGGCACGCTGCACGTCACCACCCCGCCGTCCGGCGACACCACGCCGCCGACGGTACCCGGCAACGTGCACTCCACCGCGGTGACGAGTACCAGCGTCACTCTGGCGTGGACCGCCTCGACCGACAACGTCGCGGTGGCCGGATACCGCGTCTACAACGTGGTGAACGGCACGCGCACCCAGGTCGGCACCGCGGACGCCAACGCCACCGGCACGCAGGTGGACGGCCTCACGCCGAACACCGCCTACCACTTCCAGGTCACCGCCTACGACGGCAACGCCAACGAGAGCGCGGGCAGCACACCGCTCGTCGACGTCACCACGTCGGCGGCCGACGGCTGTCCGCCGTCGCAGGGTGTCTGCACCGTGACCCAGGTCGGCACTGACGACGACGTGGTGTGGGGCCTGGTCACGCTGCCGGACGGCACGATCCTGTTCAACGAGCGCGACGCCCACGACATCGTGCACCTGAACCCCAAGACGGGAGCCAAGAAGAGCATCGGCACGGTGCCGAACGTGCAGAGCACCGACGGCGAGGGCGGCCTGACCGGGCTGGAGATCAACCCGGTGAGCTTCGCCTCGGACCACTGGCTCTACATCATGCACACCTCGCCGACCGACAACCGCATCGTCCGGATCAAGTACGACCCGACCACCGACACGTTGCAGACCGCCACCGAGCAGATCCTGCTGACCGGCATCGAGCGCAACAAGTTCCACAACGGCGGACGGCTCCGATTCAGCCCGGACGGCAAGTACCTCTACGCCGGCACCGGCGACGCGCAGAACGGGGCGAACGCCCAGAACACCAGCAGCCTCAACGGCAAGGTGCTGCGCATCAACCCGGACGGGACCATCCCGGCCGACAACCCGTTCCACAACGCGGTCTGGAGCTACGGGCACCGGAACGTGCAGGGGCTCGCCTTCGACGCCGAGGGCCGCCTGTGGGAGCAGGAGTTCGGCAACAACATCATGGACGAGACCAACCTGATCGTGAAGGGCGGCAACTACGGCTGGCCGTCCTGCGAGGGCACGTCCGGCACCTGCGGCACAGCAGGATTCATCGCGCCGAAGCACACCTACCCGGTGGCCGAGGGCTCGTGCAGCGGAATCACCATCATCCGCGACTTCCTGTACGTGGCCTGCGAACGCGGGACGCGCCTGTACCGCGAGCAGATCAGCGGCAGCAGCCTGACCAACGTCCAGCAGTTCTTCGTCGGGACGTACGGCCGGCTGCGCACCGTCGAGCCGGCGCCGGACGGCGGGATGTGGATGGCCACGTCCAATGGCGGCGACAAGGACAGCATTCCCCACAACAGCAACAACCAGATCTTTCATGTGGCGCTGTCCTGA
- a CDS encoding glycoside hydrolase family 28 protein, which yields MAALALAGVQGTALAASAAGPSAASVASAAQAAPAAHAAAVFNVKNYGATGNGSTNDSPAINKAVTAANAAGGGIVEFPSGSYKSANTIHLKSNVTIQLDAGSKVLGSSAKTYDAAEANPYDKYQDYGHSHFHDAMFYGDKLSNIGFTGSGTIDGNGSLIAGNPGAGQADKIISLTRCTNLTLSGITLARGGHFGALINGCDGVVSDHLTINTSSDRDGWNIISTTHVTITNANISSNDDALVFKSDYALGATLPSGHVTVTGSTLKAKCCNALMFGSETCGSFTDYQFQQITILGAGKSGLGMVSMDGADISDVHYKEITMTGVHSPIMQKIGTRLRCGGKPTVGHISNVTYDTITGTGASSPDYSPTIWGADASHQISNETFTNVNITVPGGKGTMSTGVPSNNGDYNPNSIGTRPAYGWYLHNVSGIHFTGSEVKTGASDGRPAILANAGSDITFDGLTAQTSSSSPFDIGFQNISGYCVSNSKNTSGGALRVSASGSTSSCGTGARDLDVPGLDVSGLG from the coding sequence GTGGCGGCGCTCGCCCTGGCGGGCGTCCAGGGCACCGCCCTCGCCGCGTCGGCCGCCGGCCCGTCCGCGGCTTCGGTCGCTTCGGCTGCACAGGCGGCTCCCGCCGCGCACGCCGCCGCGGTGTTCAACGTCAAGAACTACGGGGCCACCGGCAACGGCTCCACCAACGACTCCCCGGCCATCAACAAGGCCGTCACCGCCGCGAACGCTGCCGGCGGCGGCATCGTCGAGTTCCCGTCCGGCAGCTACAAGTCGGCGAACACGATCCACCTCAAGAGCAACGTCACCATCCAGCTCGACGCCGGCTCCAAGGTGCTCGGCTCCAGCGCCAAGACCTACGACGCCGCCGAGGCGAACCCCTACGACAAGTACCAGGACTACGGGCACAGCCACTTCCACGACGCCATGTTCTACGGCGACAAGCTCTCGAACATCGGCTTCACCGGCTCCGGCACCATCGACGGCAACGGAAGCCTGATCGCCGGCAACCCCGGCGCCGGCCAGGCCGACAAAATCATCTCCCTGACCCGGTGCACCAACCTCACGCTCAGCGGCATCACGCTGGCTCGCGGCGGGCACTTCGGGGCGCTGATCAACGGCTGTGACGGCGTGGTCTCCGACCACCTCACGATCAACACCTCCAGCGACCGCGACGGCTGGAACATCATCTCCACGACGCACGTCACCATCACCAACGCGAACATCTCCTCCAACGACGACGCGCTGGTGTTCAAGAGCGACTACGCGCTCGGGGCGACGCTGCCCAGCGGCCACGTGACCGTCACCGGCTCCACGCTGAAGGCCAAGTGCTGCAACGCCCTGATGTTCGGCTCGGAGACCTGCGGCTCCTTCACCGACTACCAGTTCCAGCAGATCACCATCCTCGGCGCCGGCAAGTCCGGCCTGGGCATGGTGAGCATGGACGGCGCCGACATCTCCGACGTGCACTACAAGGAGATCACCATGACCGGCGTGCACTCGCCGATCATGCAGAAGATCGGCACGAGGCTTCGATGCGGCGGCAAACCGACGGTCGGGCATATCAGTAACGTGACATACGACACGATCACCGGCACCGGCGCGTCCAGCCCGGACTACAGCCCGACGATCTGGGGTGCCGACGCCTCGCACCAGATCAGCAACGAGACCTTCACCAACGTCAACATCACGGTCCCCGGCGGCAAGGGCACCATGTCCACCGGCGTGCCCAGCAACAACGGCGACTACAACCCGAACAGCATCGGCACCCGGCCGGCCTACGGCTGGTACCTGCACAACGTCTCCGGGATCCACTTCACCGGCAGCGAGGTCAAGACCGGGGCGAGCGACGGCCGGCCGGCGATCCTGGCCAACGCCGGCAGCGACATCACCTTCGACGGCCTGACCGCGCAGACCAGCAGTTCCAGTCCGTTCGACATCGGCTTCCAGAACATCTCCGGGTACTGCGTCAGCAACAGCAAGAACACCTCCGGCGGCGCCTTGCGCGTGTCGGCAAGCGGTTCGACGAGCAGCTGCGGTACCGGCGCCCGAGATCTGGATGTCCCCGGCCTCGACGTTTCCGGCCTCGGCTGA
- a CDS encoding MFS transporter produces MSLTARLGRAARAAVSDITPLRASPAYRRLFAGQAVSSIGTQVTQVAVPVQVYSITHSSLQVGLVSLAALVPLVFFGLYGGAIADAVERRKLLLVTSVATTAVCVALLAQAAAGLRSVPLLFVCVAVQAGFAAVDNPARRSITPLLVRPEKLPAANTLSYGSMTFSVIVGPVLAGVAVGAGGFAWAYGIDVATFVAAFYSVARLPTLPAAEDAPRAGLASVLQGLRFVRGQRIIMASFLADVNAMIFGMPKALYPALAFGQYHGGAGTASLMYAAPAAGALLMTGLGGLIIRVRRQGLGVILAIVVWGGSIAMFGATSVLWFGLLMLALAGAADQVSAVYRSTMMQVVTPPGLQGRLQGVYMVVVAGGPRLGDLESGAVATAFTPRVSVVSGGLACLAGIGLLAALVPSLLRYDSEKALGERARLIGATAS; encoded by the coding sequence GTGAGTCTTACCGCACGTCTGGGCCGAGCAGCCCGAGCAGCCGTCTCGGACATCACGCCGCTGCGGGCGTCGCCGGCCTACCGCCGGCTGTTCGCCGGGCAGGCGGTGTCGTCGATCGGGACGCAGGTGACGCAGGTCGCCGTGCCGGTCCAGGTGTACTCGATCACGCACTCGTCGTTGCAGGTCGGGCTGGTGAGCCTGGCGGCGCTGGTGCCGCTGGTGTTCTTCGGCCTGTACGGCGGGGCGATCGCGGACGCGGTCGAGCGGCGCAAGCTGCTGCTGGTCACCTCGGTGGCGACGACCGCAGTCTGCGTCGCACTGCTGGCGCAGGCGGCCGCCGGGTTGCGGAGCGTGCCGCTGCTGTTCGTCTGTGTCGCGGTACAGGCGGGCTTCGCGGCCGTCGACAACCCGGCGCGGCGCTCGATCACGCCGCTGCTGGTCCGCCCCGAGAAACTGCCCGCGGCCAACACGCTGTCCTACGGCAGCATGACCTTCTCGGTGATCGTCGGGCCGGTGCTGGCCGGGGTCGCGGTCGGGGCCGGCGGCTTTGCGTGGGCCTACGGGATCGACGTGGCGACGTTCGTCGCGGCCTTCTACTCGGTCGCCCGCCTGCCCACGCTGCCCGCCGCCGAGGACGCGCCCCGGGCCGGGCTCGCCTCGGTGCTCCAGGGCCTGCGCTTCGTGCGCGGGCAGCGGATCATCATGGCCTCGTTCCTGGCGGACGTGAACGCGATGATCTTCGGTATGCCCAAGGCCCTGTACCCGGCGCTGGCCTTCGGTCAGTACCACGGCGGCGCGGGCACGGCCAGTCTCATGTACGCCGCCCCGGCCGCCGGCGCGCTGCTGATGACCGGCCTCGGCGGCCTCATCATCCGGGTCCGGCGCCAGGGGCTCGGCGTGATCCTGGCGATCGTGGTCTGGGGCGGCTCCATAGCGATGTTCGGCGCCACCTCCGTGCTCTGGTTCGGTCTGCTGATGCTCGCCCTGGCCGGTGCCGCGGACCAGGTCAGCGCCGTGTACCGGTCGACGATGATGCAGGTGGTGACGCCCCCGGGCCTGCAGGGCCGGCTGCAGGGCGTCTACATGGTCGTGGTCGCCGGCGGTCCACGCCTCGGCGACCTGGAATCCGGAGCGGTGGCAACGGCCTTCACGCCGCGGGTGTCGGTGGTCTCCGGCGGCCTGGCGTGCCTGGCCGGCATCGGGCTGCTGGCCGCCCTGGTTCCGTCGCTGCTGCGCTACGACTCGGAGAAGGCGCTGGGGGAGCGGGCGCGGCTCATCGGGGCGACGGCGAGTTGA
- a CDS encoding serine/threonine-protein kinase encodes MRRLLGTGGMGRVWLAHDERSGIDVALKEVRLDTVTGQTDRKSHLSRAWLEALHALSVAKSSNIVEILDVFEEDGRPWIVMELVIGKTLAQAVAQHGPLPPVHVAHIGKRVLMALTACHVKDIVHRDVKPSNILLADDGRVLLTDFGIAAGGSHYDITMGTLTPNGIAVGTPEYMAPERMRGRPATAASDLFSLGATLYFAVEGHSPFRRDSFVTSSAAVLFEPVGELRRGPVFKQLLSGLMEKDPSDRTQTADAYDKLTRIIDYNGAIPFDGAVPAVRAVPPTSGPVATTHPARLRRAPNDATVAVRVGPAGAKKKGPGQGHVKLVWDPAGHDRKLATITQELRAGRYTLAAELLADRQVPEDVRDYRYLILAQIAASNGVDTAWLAEEPAGPEAALLRLRANVIRALQAHRGNHPRAEELIQLAGAQCLETAERFPEDPLPWIALLHLAPAAPDNVLGPPELRINGPWRTMAELWQRDPWNREAHHRLLTAVGPKCGGSASSVSGVAHWIAGHAPARSALLVLPLVALVEAFRQQLGPDNLNQTLLTHRNWSTAYAEQETERCYLEWFAPNGGHGALLPDLHHLAHALWAGLQWLPATHVFDAIGPYALTTPWSLHGNPERVLLTSRERSMTEL; translated from the coding sequence GTGCGCCGCCTTCTCGGCACCGGCGGCATGGGACGGGTGTGGCTCGCCCACGACGAGCGGTCGGGCATCGACGTCGCCCTCAAAGAGGTGCGCCTCGACACGGTGACCGGACAGACCGACAGGAAATCGCACCTGAGCAGAGCCTGGCTGGAGGCCCTGCACGCGCTGTCGGTGGCCAAAAGCTCCAACATCGTCGAGATCCTGGACGTCTTCGAAGAGGACGGCCGCCCGTGGATCGTCATGGAACTCGTCATCGGCAAAACCCTGGCACAAGCGGTGGCCCAGCACGGACCACTCCCACCGGTCCACGTCGCGCACATCGGCAAAAGAGTGCTCATGGCCCTGACCGCCTGCCACGTGAAGGACATCGTCCACCGGGACGTCAAACCCTCCAACATCCTGCTCGCCGACGACGGCCGGGTACTGCTCACCGACTTCGGCATCGCCGCCGGCGGCAGCCACTACGACATCACCATGGGAACCCTGACACCCAACGGAATCGCAGTCGGCACCCCGGAATACATGGCACCCGAGCGCATGCGGGGACGCCCCGCGACCGCCGCCTCCGACCTGTTCTCCCTCGGCGCGACCCTGTACTTCGCCGTCGAGGGCCACTCACCCTTCCGCCGCGACAGCTTCGTGACGAGTTCAGCGGCGGTGCTTTTTGAGCCCGTCGGCGAACTCCGGCGCGGCCCCGTGTTCAAGCAGCTGCTGTCCGGTCTCATGGAAAAGGACCCGTCCGATCGGACACAAACCGCGGATGCCTATGACAAGTTGACGCGCATCATCGACTACAACGGCGCGATCCCTTTCGACGGAGCCGTACCAGCCGTACGAGCCGTACCGCCGACCTCCGGCCCCGTCGCGACGACGCACCCCGCCAGACTGCGGCGCGCCCCCAACGACGCGACGGTGGCAGTACGTGTGGGTCCTGCGGGGGCGAAGAAGAAGGGGCCGGGACAGGGCCACGTGAAGCTCGTGTGGGATCCCGCCGGGCACGACCGCAAGCTCGCGACCATCACCCAGGAGCTGCGCGCCGGCCGCTACACCCTGGCCGCTGAGCTGCTGGCCGACCGGCAGGTCCCCGAGGACGTGCGCGACTACCGCTACTTGATCCTGGCCCAGATCGCCGCGTCCAACGGCGTGGACACCGCGTGGCTGGCCGAGGAGCCCGCCGGTCCCGAGGCGGCGCTGCTGCGCCTGCGGGCCAACGTCATCAGGGCCCTGCAAGCGCACCGTGGAAACCACCCCCGGGCCGAGGAACTCATCCAGCTGGCCGGGGCGCAGTGCCTGGAGACCGCCGAGCGGTTCCCGGAGGACCCCCTGCCGTGGATCGCACTGCTGCACCTGGCACCGGCGGCGCCCGACAACGTTCTGGGCCCGCCGGAGCTGCGAATCAACGGCCCCTGGCGGACGATGGCCGAGCTGTGGCAGCGCGACCCCTGGAACCGCGAGGCGCACCACCGCCTGCTGACCGCGGTCGGCCCCAAGTGCGGCGGGTCAGCGTCCTCGGTGTCCGGGGTCGCGCACTGGATCGCCGGCCACGCGCCAGCCAGGTCAGCGCTGCTGGTACTGCCGCTGGTAGCCCTCGTCGAGGCGTTCCGCCAGCAGCTGGGACCCGACAACCTCAACCAGACCCTGCTGACGCACCGGAACTGGTCGACCGCGTACGCGGAGCAGGAAACAGAACGCTGCTACCTCGAATGGTTCGCCCCGAACGGCGGCCACGGGGCATTACTGCCAGACCTTCACCACCTGGCGCACGCACTGTGGGCCGGCTTGCAGTGGCTGCCGGCCACCCACGTCTTCGACGCCATCGGCCCCTACGCGCTGACCACGCCTTGGTCTCTACACGGCAATCCGGAACGGGTGCTCCTCACGTCCCGGGAGCGCTCCATGACCGAACTCTGA